The following nucleotide sequence is from Helicobacter pylori NQ4053.
AGCCCAATCTTCTTTAGCGGTTGGGCACTTCACTGGAGCGATAAATTCTCGTAATGAAAAATCATTAAAGTTGGCTTTAGTTATCCATGCTTGATGGGAACAAAACCTAAAACAATATATTATTTTAAAATATAGCGTTGTGTGTAAGTAGGGGTTATATTCAGTCAAAACATGCAAGTAATTTAAAGTTAATTTAAGATAATTAGGCACAATAGCCGTAAAAAGTTTAAGGCTGTATTTGAAAACTCTATTCAGTATTATTTATCTCTTTTTATCGTTGAATTTACTCTTTTTAGAAGCTAATGAAATCACTTGGTCTAAATTCTTAGAAAACTTTAAAAACAAGAATGACGATGACAAACCTAAACCCCTAACTATTGAAAAAAACAATGAAAAACAGCAAATCCTAGACAAAAACCAGCAAATCTTAAAAAGGGCTTTGGAAAAAAGCCTTAAATTTTTCTTTATTTTTGGATACAACTATTCGCAAGCCACTTTTTCAACTTCTAATCAAACCTTGACTCTTGTAGCCAATAGCATAGGGTTTAACACCGCTACCGGTTTAGAGCATTTTTTAAGAAACCACCCTAAAGTCGGTTTTAGAATCTTTAGCGTCTATAACTATTTCCATTCTGTTTCGCTCTCTCAGCCTCAAATCCTAATGGTGCAAAATTACGGAGGCGCGTTAGATTTTTCTTGGATTTTTGTAGATAAAAATATTTATCGCTTTAGGAGTTATTTAGGAATCGCTTTAGAACAAGGGGTGTTATTAGTGGATACGATTAAAACCGGTGCGATCACAACCATCATTCCTAGAACCAAGAAAACCTTTTTCCAAGCCCCTTTTCGTTTTGGTTTTATCGTGGATTTTATCGGCTATTTGTCCTTGCAATTAGGGATTGAAATGCCTTTAGTGAGGAATGTTTTTTACACCTACAACAACCATCAAGAAAGATTCAAACCACGATTTAACGCTAATCTTTCTTTAATCGTTTCGTTTTAATCCCCCTTTTCCCCTTTTAAATAAGCCCATGATTTTCCTAGGGTATTTCAAAAACATGGAAAAAACATTCGCTTGAATGCCGTTTTCTTTACATGCTCTTATGTTTTCTTTATTCCTTAATAAAAGGCTTTTAAACCCCCTTGCGCTAACTCCCCCGGTGCGCATGATAACTAACACTTCTTTCAAGTAAGAAAAGCTTATTTTTTGCACCACAAACAAGCGGATGATCATCTCAAAATCC
It contains:
- a CDS encoding outer membrane beta-barrel protein; the protein is MKTLFSIIYLFLSLNLLFLEANEITWSKFLENFKNKNDDDKPKPLTIEKNNEKQQILDKNQQILKRALEKSLKFFFIFGYNYSQATFSTSNQTLTLVANSIGFNTATGLEHFLRNHPKVGFRIFSVYNYFHSVSLSQPQILMVQNYGGALDFSWIFVDKNIYRFRSYLGIALEQGVLLVDTIKTGAITTIIPRTKKTFFQAPFRFGFIVDFIGYLSLQLGIEMPLVRNVFYTYNNHQERFKPRFNANLSLIVSF